In Candidatus Nitronauta litoralis, one DNA window encodes the following:
- the lipA gene encoding lipoyl synthase, giving the protein MTQFSIQKSRRLPSWLKTPLPGGSEYTQLKSLVGKHGLHTVCESASCPNLGECWNSGTLTIMILGDHCTRACRFCDVPTGQIHPPRIEEPGEVASLLAKMNLRYVVITSVDRDDLPDGGSGLWAETISQVRKACPELKIETLIPDFRGNEKQIATVCEAEPDVLSHNIETVASLQKTVRPQCSYDWSLETLRISSGKFGLVTKSGLMLGHGETRREISETMRDLFDAGCRILTIGQYLRPTRDHLEVVDYIHPDVFAELKEEGESLGFDHVESGPLVRSSYLADQQAKQAGI; this is encoded by the coding sequence GTGACGCAATTTTCGATTCAGAAAAGCCGGAGGCTTCCGAGCTGGTTGAAAACGCCTTTACCCGGGGGCTCTGAATACACTCAATTAAAATCTCTGGTGGGTAAACACGGCCTACATACGGTTTGTGAGTCAGCTTCCTGTCCTAATCTTGGCGAGTGCTGGAATTCGGGAACACTGACCATCATGATTCTGGGCGATCATTGTACACGGGCGTGCCGATTCTGCGATGTGCCTACCGGTCAGATTCACCCACCGAGAATTGAAGAACCAGGGGAAGTCGCTTCCCTCCTTGCAAAAATGAATCTTCGCTACGTGGTCATCACGTCAGTTGATCGGGATGACTTACCGGATGGTGGCTCGGGGCTCTGGGCTGAAACGATCAGCCAGGTTAGAAAGGCCTGTCCGGAACTTAAAATAGAAACACTCATACCGGATTTCCGCGGAAATGAAAAACAGATTGCTACCGTATGTGAAGCAGAACCCGATGTCCTCTCTCACAATATTGAAACCGTCGCTTCGCTCCAGAAAACGGTTCGGCCTCAATGCAGTTATGACTGGTCTCTGGAAACACTCAGAATATCTTCTGGAAAATTCGGATTGGTGACCAAGAGTGGACTTATGTTGGGTCACGGCGAGACCCGAAGGGAGATCAGTGAAACGATGCGGGATTTATTTGATGCCGGCTGCAGGATTCTGACCATAGGGCAATATTTGAGGCCCACACGAGACCATCTTGAGGTGGTCGACTATATTCATCCGGATGTTTTTGCGGAATTAAAGGAAGAGGGTGAATCCCTCGGTTTCGACCACGTCGAATCGGGTCCACTGGTTCGAAGCTCCTACCTTGCCGATCAACAGGCAAAGCAAGCGGGGATTTAG
- the lptF gene encoding LPS export ABC transporter permease LptF yields MKIIYKYIVRELLKIFILSTLFLTGILFLDKLLFIAKLILSRGVTFSEMSRMMLYISPAFLAITIPMSVLVASVVVFNQLSGDNEFVVMKASGWSFLYLMRPVMAFAVIAYILNNLVIFYALPWGNYSFKKMVFDIVRHRANLDIKPNVFNRDFRNLIIFAQSRKSGSELGNLFVADTSTPGSNRIILAKKGVIVTDPDSFKIQLQLSNGTIHNTTERGRNYQILSFDRYDVNLALPKSGVIEHELLANNREMSLSELRAKIKKKKEEGYTVFREEVELSKKFSIPLTCLLFALIGAPLGIKSSRSGRSGGFAMCALIILAYYVGLVSTQNLGSSGKLPALYSVWIPNIFLAVLMIFVVYKAHREIPFVILDTIIDFVSNLAEKVGHLFQNLGNRNSTTSLRHQQNETLRKKQLEKRTKEIFNKKVRNAGTEKT; encoded by the coding sequence ATGAAAATCATCTACAAATACATTGTCCGGGAACTGCTGAAAATATTCATTCTCAGCACTCTTTTTCTTACAGGCATTCTGTTTCTGGACAAGTTGCTGTTTATCGCCAAGCTGATTCTGAGCCGCGGAGTGACTTTCAGTGAAATGAGCCGGATGATGCTTTACATCTCCCCGGCATTTCTTGCTATCACCATTCCGATGAGTGTTCTGGTCGCCAGTGTGGTGGTGTTCAACCAGTTATCCGGAGACAATGAATTTGTAGTCATGAAGGCCAGCGGTTGGAGTTTTCTCTATTTGATGCGACCGGTCATGGCTTTCGCCGTAATTGCCTATATCCTTAATAATCTGGTTATTTTCTATGCTTTGCCCTGGGGGAACTACTCATTCAAAAAAATGGTGTTCGATATTGTACGCCACCGCGCCAACCTTGACATCAAGCCTAACGTTTTTAATCGAGACTTTCGTAATCTGATCATTTTTGCCCAATCCCGCAAAAGTGGATCCGAACTGGGCAACCTGTTTGTTGCAGACACATCAACGCCGGGCTCAAACCGGATTATCCTGGCCAAAAAGGGAGTCATTGTCACCGACCCGGATTCTTTTAAAATTCAACTGCAACTCAGCAACGGAACCATTCACAACACAACCGAACGTGGGCGCAATTATCAGATTCTGAGTTTTGATCGATACGATGTCAACCTTGCCTTACCTAAATCCGGTGTAATTGAGCATGAATTATTGGCCAACAACCGCGAAATGTCCCTCAGTGAACTCAGGGCGAAGATAAAGAAAAAGAAGGAAGAGGGTTATACCGTTTTCCGAGAAGAAGTGGAACTAAGCAAAAAGTTTTCAATACCCCTCACCTGCCTGTTATTTGCACTCATTGGAGCCCCGCTCGGAATTAAATCAAGCCGATCCGGGAGATCCGGTGGCTTTGCCATGTGCGCCTTGATCATTCTGGCTTATTACGTTGGCTTGGTCTCAACTCAAAACCTGGGATCATCGGGAAAACTCCCTGCTCTCTATTCTGTTTGGATTCCCAATATCTTCCTGGCAGTTTTGATGATTTTTGTGGTTTATAAAGCACACAGGGAAATCCCCTTTGTTATCCTGGATACCATCATCGATTTTGTATCCAACCTCGCTGAAAAAGTGGGGCATCTTTTTCAGAATCTTGGCAACCGGAACAGTACTACCAGTTTACGCCACCAGCAAAATGAGACGTTAAGGAAAAAGCAGTTGGAGAAAAGGACCAAGGAAATTTTCAATAAAAAAGTCAGGAATGCAGGCACGGAAAAAACCTGA
- a CDS encoding DUF3365 domain-containing protein, which translates to MKTFPGLFFILSLFPAFFFSPLPAQGQSQPHISPSVAADYIHAVIEADRTIYSEFIVERLTETVNLPATENWQQDNTLLLPAQFLLNASRHVEKNESGLHYRLMSLWPINPDNGPSSENEKAGLGEVLKNSDRPFIWIGKFNGKTRFNAIYPDLAVTKSCAKCHNAHPNSPRKDFSKGDVMGGIHISFPVQQRTGDDKANSYTVAPEVVADYVHAILDADRSVYAGTVVNRLQNKGVIYATENWWEENTLLLPAQFLLNASELIRHRKPGLDFKLISLWPINPHNGAANEFESTGLKAVSDQPVRPYIGKVHIGNRDYFQAVYPDIANTPACVQCHNGHAKSPRHDFKLFDVIGGIVVSVPLGQD; encoded by the coding sequence ATGAAAACCTTTCCCGGTTTATTTTTTATCCTTTCGCTTTTTCCTGCATTTTTCTTTTCCCCTCTTCCAGCCCAAGGGCAGTCACAGCCGCACATCTCTCCCTCGGTCGCTGCAGACTACATTCATGCGGTGATTGAAGCTGACCGGACAATATATTCTGAATTTATTGTTGAACGGTTGACAGAAACGGTCAACCTTCCTGCAACCGAAAACTGGCAACAGGACAACACCCTGTTACTTCCTGCTCAATTTCTTTTGAATGCCTCCAGGCATGTAGAGAAAAATGAATCCGGGTTGCACTACCGGTTGATGAGCCTTTGGCCGATTAATCCTGACAACGGCCCCTCATCTGAAAATGAAAAAGCCGGTTTGGGCGAAGTTTTAAAAAATTCGGATCGTCCCTTCATCTGGATTGGCAAATTTAATGGGAAAACACGATTCAATGCAATCTATCCCGATCTTGCAGTCACAAAAAGCTGTGCCAAATGCCACAATGCCCATCCCAATAGTCCCCGAAAGGATTTTTCAAAAGGAGATGTTATGGGAGGTATCCATATATCCTTTCCTGTGCAACAAAGAACCGGGGATGACAAAGCCAATTCATACACTGTTGCACCCGAAGTGGTTGCGGATTACGTGCACGCAATTCTGGATGCTGATCGTAGTGTTTATGCTGGAACGGTGGTGAATCGGCTTCAAAATAAAGGAGTGATCTATGCGACTGAAAACTGGTGGGAGGAAAACACTCTTCTTCTGCCGGCGCAATTCTTACTCAACGCCTCGGAATTGATCCGACACCGCAAACCAGGTCTGGATTTTAAACTGATCAGCTTATGGCCGATTAACCCTCACAACGGAGCGGCCAATGAGTTCGAAAGCACGGGACTGAAAGCTGTATCCGATCAACCGGTACGACCCTATATAGGTAAGGTGCATATTGGAAATCGCGATTATTTTCAGGCAGTTTACCCTGATATAGCCAATACACCGGCTTGCGTCCAATGCCACAACGGACATGCGAAAAGCCCAAGGCACGACTTCAAGTTGTTTGATGTTATCGGGGGTATTGTGGTGAGTGTTCCTCTGGGTCAAGACTGA
- a CDS encoding CTP synthase, with protein sequence MATSGKKKSNGKKVKYIFVTGGVLSSLGKGIAAASIGSLLEGAGLKITILKLDPYINVDPGTMNPFQHGEVYVTDDGAEADLDLGHYERFTTARMTRQNNVTAGRIYYDVLQKEREGAYLGSTVQVIPHITDEIKQRVIAVSHDVDVVICEIGGTVGDIESLPFLEAIRQFRFDVTPRNVLYIHLTLVPYISTADELKTKPTQHSVQKLREIGIQPDILLCRAEKNLGQDIKKKIALFCNVEQEAVINAVDVKSIYQVPLRFHDEGLDRIILEKLGLTYKTPELAEWHKFNDVLEGTSDVVNIGIVGKYVELKESYKSLCEALIHGGVGNNTRINLVWVSAEDLEEEGGTDCLSKCDGILVPGGFGDRGFEGKVNAARFARENKVPYFGICLGMHCAVVEFARNVANLEGANSTEFLPENKHPIISLMNDQQVNGNKGGTMRLGDYPCQLRKDSFAFKAYGLREIKERHRHRYEFNNKYRFQLEEAGLCISGISPSGNLVEIVEISDHPWYLAGQFHPEFKSSPRKPHPLFREFIAHAKEFHSAHQS encoded by the coding sequence ATGGCGACAAGTGGAAAGAAAAAATCCAACGGTAAAAAGGTGAAATATATTTTTGTTACCGGTGGAGTGTTGTCATCCTTGGGCAAGGGGATTGCTGCCGCTTCGATCGGATCTTTGCTTGAAGGCGCGGGCCTGAAAATTACCATTCTGAAACTGGACCCCTACATCAATGTGGATCCCGGCACGATGAATCCGTTTCAACATGGTGAGGTTTACGTCACAGACGACGGGGCCGAAGCGGACCTGGATTTGGGGCACTATGAACGGTTCACAACAGCCCGGATGACACGACAAAACAATGTCACCGCGGGAAGAATCTATTACGATGTTCTTCAAAAAGAGCGGGAAGGAGCTTACCTCGGTTCGACCGTTCAAGTGATTCCCCATATTACTGATGAAATCAAACAGCGGGTCATTGCTGTCAGTCATGACGTGGATGTTGTGATTTGTGAAATCGGGGGAACGGTAGGGGATATTGAAAGCCTTCCGTTTCTGGAAGCCATTCGCCAGTTCCGTTTTGATGTTACACCAAGAAATGTTTTGTATATCCACCTCACACTGGTGCCTTATATCAGTACAGCTGACGAGCTCAAGACCAAACCCACTCAACACAGCGTTCAAAAGTTGCGTGAAATTGGTATACAGCCTGATATTCTGTTGTGTCGGGCGGAAAAGAATCTGGGCCAAGACATCAAAAAGAAAATCGCACTCTTTTGTAACGTAGAACAGGAAGCGGTTATCAACGCTGTTGACGTTAAATCCATTTACCAGGTTCCTCTGCGATTTCATGATGAAGGACTGGACAGGATTATTTTGGAAAAACTGGGATTAACCTATAAAACTCCTGAATTAGCGGAATGGCATAAATTCAATGATGTGTTGGAAGGGACTTCTGATGTTGTCAATATCGGGATCGTCGGAAAATATGTTGAATTAAAAGAATCGTACAAAAGCCTTTGTGAAGCGCTCATTCATGGAGGGGTTGGCAACAATACTCGCATTAATCTGGTTTGGGTGTCAGCGGAAGACCTGGAGGAAGAAGGGGGTACCGATTGTCTGTCAAAATGCGATGGGATCCTCGTGCCAGGTGGATTTGGCGACCGTGGATTCGAGGGTAAGGTCAATGCAGCCCGTTTCGCAAGGGAGAACAAAGTTCCCTATTTTGGGATCTGTCTTGGAATGCATTGTGCTGTAGTCGAGTTTGCCCGAAACGTTGCCAATCTGGAAGGAGCCAACAGTACAGAATTTCTTCCTGAAAATAAACATCCGATCATTTCCCTAATGAACGACCAGCAGGTAAACGGAAATAAGGGTGGGACTATGAGGCTCGGTGATTACCCGTGCCAGTTGAGGAAAGACTCATTTGCTTTTAAAGCTTACGGACTCCGGGAAATTAAAGAGCGCCATCGACATCGATATGAGTTCAACAACAAATACCGCTTTCAACTCGAAGAAGCCGGTCTTTGCATCAGTGGTATTTCCCCAAGCGGTAACCTCGTGGAAATTGTTGAAATTTCCGACCACCCCTGGTACCTGGCAGGGCAATTCCATCCTGAATTCAAGTCTTCTCCCAGAAAACCTCACCCCTTATTTCGGGAGTTCATCGCTCACGCCAAGGAGTTCCACAGCGCACATCAGTCTTGA